The Euphorbia lathyris chromosome 3, ddEupLath1.1, whole genome shotgun sequence genome contains a region encoding:
- the LOC136222248 gene encoding probable 2-oxoglutarate-dependent dioxygenase AOP1 isoform X1 codes for MVKETESNIVVLPFCKEENLQAGTSLWQKRCSEVREALEEYGCFIAEYNKLSPEFRDDMFGVMKELFDLPTLRKMENKNEISLKGYFGQIPTLPLHESLGIDNATSLQATQHFTNLMWPNGNSHFCECVYEYAKVAAEVNETVTRMIFESYGAEKHLRTYMDSTSYLVRLIKTGVPNGDHEHNLGISSHTDKSFTTILHQNHVDGLQVDTKDGQKIDVEFSPSSFVVIAGDALMAWSNDRIKSPNHGVVMKGKVDRYSMGLFAFNSGIIEVPEEVVDEEHPLMYKPLNHIGYLHFYRAHIDYKSHGPLKAYCGV; via the exons GGAGGAAAATCTGCAGGCTGGTACAAGTTTATGGCAGAAAAGGTGTAGTGAAGTTAGAGAGGCACTTGAAGAATATGGGTGTTTTATAGCAGAGTACAACAAACTATCTCCTGAATTTCGTGATgatatgtttggagttatgaaGGAGTTGTTTGATCTTCCCACTTTACGcaaaatggaaaataaaaacGAGATATCATTGAAAGGTTATTTTGGACAGATACCCACACTCCCTCTCCATGAAAGCTTGGGGATTGACAATGCAACTTCTCTACAGGCAACTCAACATTTCACAAATCTCATGTGGCCCAACGGCAATTCTCATTTCTG TGAGTGTGTATATGAGTATGCAAAGGTAGCAGCAGAGGTAAATGAGACAGTGACAAGAATGATATTTGAAAGCTATGGGGCAGAGAAGCATTTGAGGACTTATATGGATTCAACTTCTTACCTTGTTCGCCTCATAAAAACTGGAGTACCAAATGGAGATCATGAGCATAATTTAGGAATTTCGAGTCATACTGATAAGAGCTTCACAACTATACTTCATCAGAATCATGTTGATGGTTTGCAAGTGGATACAAAGGATGGTCAAAAGATTGATGTTGAGTTTTCACCATCATCTTTTGTAGTCATAGCCGGTGATGCTTTAATG GCATGGAGCAATGACAGAATAAAATCACCCAACCATGGAGTGGTAATGAAAGGGAAAGTAGATAGATACTCAATGGGGCTGTTTGCATTCAACAGTGGAATTATTGAAGTGCCAGAAGAAGTAGTAGATGAGGAGCATCCATTGATGTACAAGCCTTTAAATCACATTGGATATTTACATTTCTATCGCGCCCACATTGATTACAAGTCTCACGGCCCTCTCAAGGCTTATTGTGGTGTttga
- the LOC136222248 gene encoding probable 2-oxoglutarate-dependent dioxygenase AOP1.2 isoform X2 — MFGVMKELFDLPTLRKMENKNEISLKGYFGQIPTLPLHESLGIDNATSLQATQHFTNLMWPNGNSHFCECVYEYAKVAAEVNETVTRMIFESYGAEKHLRTYMDSTSYLVRLIKTGVPNGDHEHNLGISSHTDKSFTTILHQNHVDGLQVDTKDGQKIDVEFSPSSFVVIAGDALMAWSNDRIKSPNHGVVMKGKVDRYSMGLFAFNSGIIEVPEEVVDEEHPLMYKPLNHIGYLHFYRAHIDYKSHGPLKAYCGV, encoded by the exons atgtttggagttatgaaGGAGTTGTTTGATCTTCCCACTTTACGcaaaatggaaaataaaaacGAGATATCATTGAAAGGTTATTTTGGACAGATACCCACACTCCCTCTCCATGAAAGCTTGGGGATTGACAATGCAACTTCTCTACAGGCAACTCAACATTTCACAAATCTCATGTGGCCCAACGGCAATTCTCATTTCTG TGAGTGTGTATATGAGTATGCAAAGGTAGCAGCAGAGGTAAATGAGACAGTGACAAGAATGATATTTGAAAGCTATGGGGCAGAGAAGCATTTGAGGACTTATATGGATTCAACTTCTTACCTTGTTCGCCTCATAAAAACTGGAGTACCAAATGGAGATCATGAGCATAATTTAGGAATTTCGAGTCATACTGATAAGAGCTTCACAACTATACTTCATCAGAATCATGTTGATGGTTTGCAAGTGGATACAAAGGATGGTCAAAAGATTGATGTTGAGTTTTCACCATCATCTTTTGTAGTCATAGCCGGTGATGCTTTAATG GCATGGAGCAATGACAGAATAAAATCACCCAACCATGGAGTGGTAATGAAAGGGAAAGTAGATAGATACTCAATGGGGCTGTTTGCATTCAACAGTGGAATTATTGAAGTGCCAGAAGAAGTAGTAGATGAGGAGCATCCATTGATGTACAAGCCTTTAAATCACATTGGATATTTACATTTCTATCGCGCCCACATTGATTACAAGTCTCACGGCCCTCTCAAGGCTTATTGTGGTGTttga
- the LOC136222719 gene encoding probable 2-oxoglutarate-dependent dioxygenase AOP1, which yields MSCERVVPRIPVVDLSDENLKAGSYSWNSACHEVRQALEQYGCFELLYSKPCIEFHNTILDAVEELFKLPYEIKKKNINPKPAHGYLGKISIFPIHEGMGIEYATNLQECQHFTHLMWPLGNQHFCETVHSYAKLVAEIQEVVVKMLCESYGIEKEYSESHIKSTTYLMRLLKYRRSEGETNVGFKGHTDKSFLSILHQNHVKGLEIRTKHDSDDQWISYQPSSHSSFAVIAGDACMAWSNDRIKSSYHRVMVEGEEVRYAVGLFSFLKGMIKAPKEVVDEEHPLKYKPFEHQGLLDFYQSSNDHSKGDSNMVKAFCGI from the exons ATGAGCTGTGAAAGAGTAGTGCCCAGAATTCCTGTTGTGGATTTGTCAGACGAAAACCTGAAGGCTGGTTCATATTCATGGAATTCAGCTTGCCATGAAGTAAGACAGGCACTTGAGCAATATGGCTGTTTTGAATTACTTTACTCTAAACCTTGTATTGAGTTTCACAATACAATTCTTGATGCAGTCGAGGAATTATTCAAGCTTCCTTATGaaatcaaaaagaaaaacataaacCCAAAGCCTGCTCATGGCTATTTGGGCAAAATCTCCATTTTTCCTATCCATGAAGGAATGGGAATTGAATATGCAACCAATTTACAAGAATGTCAACATTTCACTCATCTCATGTGGCCACTTGGAAACCAACATTTCTG tgAAACAGTTCACTCGTATGCAAAGCTAGTAGCTGAAATACAGGAAGTAGTGGTAAAGATGTTGTGTGAAAGCTACGGTATAGAGAAGGAATACAGTGAATCACACATAAAATCGACAACTTATCTTATGCGGTTGTTGAAATATAGAAGATCAGAGGGAGAAACTAATGTGGGTTTCAAGGGTCATACAGACAAGAGCTTCTTGTCGATACTACATCAGAATCATGTTAAGGGTTTGGAAATAAGAACAAAACATGATTCTGATGATCAATGGATTTCTTATCAGCCCTCCTCTCATTCCTCTTTTGCTGTCATTGCTGGTGATGCATGCATG GCATGGAGCAATGATAGAATAAAATCAAGTTACCATAGAGTGATGGTGGAAGGTGAAGAAGTTAGATATGCAGTTGGGTTATTTTCTTTCTTGAAAGGAATGATTAAGGCACCAAAAGAGGTGGTTGATGAGGAGCATCCATTGAAGTACAAGCCATTTGAACACCAAGGACTTCTTGATTTCTATCAGTCCAGCAATGATCACAGTAAAGGTGATAGCAATATGGTCAAAGCCTTTTGTggaatttaa